A genome region from Phycisphaeraceae bacterium includes the following:
- a CDS encoding ABC transporter ATP-binding protein, giving the protein MPGAESSSRRRFAAYLRRVRERRAKSAPATITREGSERSHRRARSAWALVRAFVGLLAPHRTAITFALGTLTFATIVGLVPPAATKFAVDNVFLGDPLPPVIAERLPSAIVDDRFNLLIALSVGVILLSVARALVHLAGRWQATRVTKLLQSDMRRRVFQHSVHLPLDRVYALKSGGAASLIREDAGGIAELLFSLIYNPWRAVIQLLGVLTILAFTDWRLLLGSLILFPIVWLTHRTWIGRIRPIFRDIRAQRSDIDAHAAEVFAGVRVVRGFARERSETRRFATGTHLMARQELLAWWWSRGIELAWELMIPIASALLLLYGGWQVLQGRLTPGDLVLFLTYLVMLLGPLEALATSATSLQTNLAGFDRVLDLLGESRELPDRPGARVPDSARIRGIIEVRDLHFKYPGATEEVLRGVSFRAEAGEMVALVGASGAGKTTLCNLIARMFDPTAGEILLDGTDLRDWTLSGYRSLLGIVEQDVFLFDGTIAENIAFGRRDATAAEIAAAARSAAIADWIESLPQRYETLIGERGVRLSGGQRQRIAVARAILADPRLLILDEATSNLDSESERRIQEAIASLVRHRTTFVIAHRLSTIREADRILVLKGGRVVEEGTHDALLARGGIYRDMVAAQTARPEREASPAPNAFEATGAAVQDAASDGGTSTSA; this is encoded by the coding sequence CCGACGCCGATTCGCCGCCTATCTCCGGCGCGTCCGCGAACGCCGCGCGAAGTCGGCGCCAGCCACGATCACGCGGGAGGGTTCGGAGCGCAGCCACCGCCGCGCCCGCTCAGCGTGGGCGCTTGTTCGAGCGTTTGTCGGGCTCCTTGCGCCGCATCGGACCGCCATCACTTTCGCGCTCGGCACCCTGACCTTTGCCACCATCGTCGGCCTCGTTCCACCCGCCGCCACGAAGTTCGCCGTCGACAATGTCTTCCTCGGCGATCCACTTCCGCCCGTGATTGCGGAGCGGCTGCCGAGCGCCATCGTCGATGATCGCTTCAATCTGCTGATCGCCCTGAGCGTGGGCGTGATCCTTCTCTCGGTCGCCAGGGCGCTCGTCCATCTGGCAGGGCGCTGGCAGGCGACTCGCGTGACGAAGCTCCTCCAGAGTGACATGCGCCGACGGGTCTTCCAGCACTCGGTTCACCTTCCGCTTGATCGGGTCTATGCGCTCAAGTCGGGCGGCGCCGCGAGCCTCATTCGCGAAGATGCCGGAGGCATCGCCGAACTGCTCTTCAGTCTCATCTACAACCCCTGGCGCGCCGTCATCCAGCTTCTCGGTGTGCTGACGATTCTCGCCTTCACCGATTGGCGCCTGCTGCTCGGCTCCCTCATTCTCTTTCCGATCGTCTGGCTGACCCACCGGACCTGGATCGGGAGGATTCGCCCGATCTTCCGCGACATTCGCGCGCAGCGCAGCGACATCGATGCACACGCTGCCGAGGTCTTCGCTGGAGTGCGCGTAGTCCGCGGCTTCGCGCGTGAGCGCAGCGAAACGCGCCGCTTCGCCACGGGAACGCACCTGATGGCTCGCCAGGAACTGCTCGCGTGGTGGTGGAGCCGAGGCATCGAACTCGCCTGGGAGCTGATGATCCCCATTGCGAGTGCGCTCCTCCTTCTCTACGGCGGCTGGCAGGTGCTCCAGGGTCGGCTGACTCCCGGCGACCTCGTCCTCTTTCTCACCTACCTCGTCATGCTTCTCGGGCCACTCGAGGCGCTGGCGACGAGCGCCACCTCGCTCCAGACGAATCTTGCAGGCTTCGATCGCGTGCTCGACCTCCTCGGCGAATCGCGCGAGCTGCCCGATCGGCCCGGAGCGCGAGTGCCCGATTCGGCGCGCATCCGAGGAATCATCGAGGTGCGCGATCTTCACTTCAAGTATCCCGGCGCCACCGAGGAAGTCCTGCGCGGCGTCTCATTCCGCGCCGAAGCCGGTGAGATGGTCGCCCTCGTCGGTGCGAGTGGCGCCGGCAAGACGACGCTCTGCAACCTGATCGCACGAATGTTCGACCCGACGGCCGGTGAGATCCTGCTTGACGGCACCGATCTCCGCGACTGGACGCTCTCGGGCTATCGCTCGCTGCTGGGGATCGTCGAACAGGATGTCTTCCTCTTCGATGGCACCATCGCGGAGAACATCGCCTTCGGTCGGCGCGATGCGACGGCCGCTGAGATTGCCGCCGCCGCCCGTTCTGCCGCGATCGCCGACTGGATCGAGTCCCTGCCCCAGCGCTACGAGACTCTCATCGGCGAGCGCGGGGTGCGCCTCTCGGGAGGTCAGCGGCAGCGGATCGCCGTGGCGAGAGCCATCCTCGCCGATCCACGACTGCTCATCCTCGATGAAGCGACCAGCAACCTCGACAGTGAGAGCGAGCGACGCATCCAGGAGGCGATCGCCTCGCTCGTGCGGCATCGCACCACCTTCGTCATCGCCCATCGATTGAGCACCATCCGTGAGGCCGATCGCATTCTCGTGCTCAAGGGTGGTCGCGTCGTCGAGGAGGGAACC